CGCCAGTTGTCGGTAGTGACCACGTCATCCTGAAATTCGCGGTTGTACTCACCTTCTGCGGTGTGTCGCCATCTGCCATGGCGCGCAGTGGTCTTGAAGTCGATATCGTAATCGTCGGTGTCTTTCTCGGCCCGCTGATAATCCAGCGCTGCATCGATATTACCCTTCCACACCAAATCCTCGACGACAGGCTTAGGCTTGAGCATCTGCTGGATACTGGCCAGCTCCACGGTCTTGGGGCCATCGCCGTTGGCCAGGGTGACCTTGCCGTCTTCTGCCGCGTGTAGCGCCTTGGCCTTCTCCCCGGTGTAGGCATCCTGTTTGACCAACAGTTGCTGATCACTCTCCAGGGTTTTGACCTGCTTCCAGTCGATCGGGACTGAGCCAGCATACTCGGTCTGAATCAGCAGTTTGCCACCATCGAACACGGTGATTTTGCCGCTCAACTTGTCACCGTTCTTCAACCAGACGGTATCGGCGAGCAAGGGAGTGGAAGCACTGACGACAGCGAGGCACAGCAAGGTTCTAGACAACATAAGCGAATCGAAGGCTCAACTTTGCGAAAAAAAGTCGGCATTATCCATAGGAATAAGGCCCTAGCAAGGACTGACCCGACTTTTTCTATTGAGTTCATTTCTCAATGGGCGATCCAGGATTTACTCTACAGACGGTCAATGCGCATTTTTTCAGGAAGCCCGGGACGTGACCGACTCAAACGCTGAAACCGAAAGCGCGGCGCAAATCCGACGCACGGCGCTCTACCTGACCTTGGCACAAGTGCCCGAAGGCAAAGTCGTGAGCTATGGCCAGCTCGCCGAACTCGCGGGACTGGGTCGTGCTGCCCGCTGGGTCGGGCGAACACTCAGCCAATTGCCCGGCGACACTAAATTGCCCTGGCACCGTGTGCTAGGTGCCGGCGGTCGGATCAGTCTGCCCGTGGGCAGCCCTTCGGGGGATGAACAACGGGCCCGATTGCGCATGGAAGGCATCAGTATCCTGAACAATCGTGTTGATATTCAGCGCCATGGGTGGCGCCCGGTAGAGCACAGCGGTTAGAGTGCGCGCTTTGTTTCCGTAATTCTTGAGGCAGACTCCAGCCCATGCCCCGTAAAACCTGGCGCGCCGCGCTCGCCGCCTATGCCAGCCCCTCGACCCTCGTGCTGTTGCTGCTTGGTTTCGCCGCCGGCCTGCCTTACATGCTGGTGTTTTCGACGCTTTCAGTCTGGCTGCGCGAGGCCGGTGTTGCCCGCGAAACCATTGGCTACGCAAGCCTGATCGGTCTGGCCTATGCCTTTAAATGGGTCTGGTCCCCGTTGCTCGACCAATGGCGCCTGCCACTGCTCGGCAAGCTCGGTCGACGACGCTCCTGGCTGGTACTGGCCCAGGCGCTGGTGATCCTCGGCCTGATCGGCATGGGATTCTGCGACCCGCAAAAGCACCTGTCCTGGCTGATCGCCATTGCCGTGGTCGTCGCCTTCGCCTCGGCGACGCAAGACATCGCTGTCGATGCTTATCGCCTGGAAATCGCCGACGAAACCCGCCAAGCCGCGCTGGCGGCCAGCTACATGGCCGGTTATCGGGTCGCAGCCCTGCTGGCGACGGCCGGCGCACTGTTCTTCGCCGAAGGCTTCGGCTCCACCGGTTTCAACTACAAGCATGCGGCGTGGACCGGCACCTACGTGCTGTTCGGCGTCTTGATGGTCCCGGCGTTGCTGACCACCCTGTTCATGCGCGAACCGCCGGTGCCCCTGCGTACTCAATTGCAGGCCGGACGCTATAGCTTTGTGCACCAATTGGCGTCGGTGTTCGTGCTGATCGTGCTGCTGGTGTCCGTACCGGCCATGTTCACCCAGCTCTACAACACTGACTTCGCCAGCGTACTGTTCGAAGGCGCCAGCGTGCTCGACCTGCTGCTCGAAGACCGCGCGTTCCTGCGGGCGATCCTCTATATCACGCTGACCGGCCTGTGCTTGTCGGCCATGGGTCGCCGTGGCTTGGCCCCGGTGCTGACGCCGGTCAACGACTTCATCCTGCGTTACCGCTGGCAAGCCCTGCTGCTGCTCGGGCTGATCGCCACCTATCGGATGTCCGATACGGTGATGGGCGTGATGGCCAACGTGTTCTACATCGACCAAGGGTTCACCAAGGATCAGATTGCCAGCGTCAGCAAGATATTCGGCCTGATCATGACGCTGGTCGGTGCCGGCATGGGCGGCCTGCTGATCGTGCGCTTCGGCATCCTGCCTATCCTGTTCATTGGCGGCGTTGCATCGGCCGGTACCAACCTGCTGTTCCTGATGCTCACGGATATGGGTGCCGATCTGCAGATGCTGATCGCCACCATCTCACTGGATAACTTCAGTTCGGGCCTGGCGACTTCGGCATTTGTCGCTTACCTGTCGAGCCTGACCAATCTCAAATTCTCCGCCACCCAGTACGCCCTGCTCAGCTCGATCATGCTCTTGCTGCCTCGCCTGATCGGAGGCTACTCAGGGGTCATGGTGGAGAAATTCGGTTATCACAACTTCTTCCTGATCACCGCCCTGCTGGGCGTTCCGACCTTGTTGTTGATCGCCTTGCACTGGTTCCAGGAAAACCGCCGAGCCGGTCCGACACCGGAACCGGTTCCGACCCAGGTTGCGGAAGAATCGTAGGCTCTTTACGCAGGAAGCATCGCGGGAGGGCGAGCAGATTTTCGCCCTCCCGCCAGACAGCCGGCCGCACTCCTGTACGCCAGCAGATCTCGCCCGTACAATGTTCCGTCATTTCTCGTCATCAGCAACCGACAACGGCCAACCATGCGCACCAGTCAATTTTTGCTCGCCACACAGAAAGAAACGCCTTCCGACGCGGTCGTCATCAGCCATCAGCTGATGCTGCGCGCCGGCATGATCCGCAAACTCGCCTCGGGCCTGTACACCTGGCTGCCCATGGGCTTGCGAGTGATGCGCAAGGTTGAAGCCATCGTGCGTGAAGAAATGAACGCCGCCGGCTCTCTCGAAGTGTTGATGCCGAGCACCCAACCGGCTGAGCTGTGGCAGGAATCCGGTCGCTGGGAAGAGTACGGCCCTGAATTGCTGCGCTTCAAGGATCGCCACGGTCGCGACTTCTGTGCCGGCCCGACTCACGAAGAAGTCATCACCGACCTGATGCGTAACGAGCTGAGCAGCTACAAACAGCTGCCGATCAACCTGTATCAGATCCAGACCAAATTCCGTGACGAAATCCGCCCACGCTTCGGTTTGATGCGCGGCCGCGAGTTCATCATGAAGGACGCCTATTCGTTCCACGCTGATCAGCCTTCGCTGCAGATCACCTACGACCGCATGCACCAGGCGTACTGCAATGTGTTCACTCGCCTGGGCCTGAAGTTCCGTCCGGTTGAAGCCGACAACGGCTCGATCGGTGGTGCCGGCTCCCACGAGTTCCACGTACTGGCCGAATCCGGCGAAGATGACATCGTCTTCAGCAACGGTTCCGACTACGCTGCGAATATCGAAAAGGCCGAAGCCGTACCGCGCGAAACCTCTCGTGCCGCACCTGCCGAAGAACTGCGCCTGGTCGACACGCCGAACGCCAAGACCATTGCGCAACTGGTCGAAGGCTTCAACCTGCCAATCGAAAAAACCATCAAGACCCTGGTGGTGCACGCTGAAGAGAAAGGCAAGCTGATTGCCCTGATCATCCGTGGCGACCACGAGCTGAACGAAATCAAGGCCGCCAACCAGCCTGGCGTTGCCAGCCCGCTGGTCATGGCTTCCGAAGCCGAACTGCGCGACGCCATTGGCGCCGGCGCCGGCTCCCTTGGCCCGTTGAACCTGCCACTGCCGATCATCATCGACCGTTCCGTCGAGCTGATGAGCGACTTCGGCATTGGTGCCAACATCGACGACAAGCACTACTTCGGTGTGAACTGGGAGCGTGATCTGCCGGTTCCGACGGTTGCCGACCTGCGCAACGTCGTGGCGGGCGATCCAAGCCCTGACGGTAAAGGCACCCTGGAAATCAAGCGCGGCATCGAAGTCGGGCACATCTTCCAGCTGGGCAACAAGTACAGCAAAGCGATGAAGTGCGAAGTGCTGGGCGAGAACGGCAAGCCGGTCACCCTGGAAATGGGCTGCTATGGCATTGGCGTGTCCCGCGTGGTGGCTGCCGCCATCGAACAGAACAACGACGAGAACGGGATTATCTGGAGCGATGCTCTGGCCCCGTTCCAGATTGCCCTGGTACCGCTGCGCTACGAAACCGAACAGGTTCGCGAAGCCACCGACAAGCTCTACGCAGAACTGACTGCCGCCGGCTTCGACGTGCTGCTGGACGACCGCGACAAGAAAACCAGCCCGGGCATCAAGTTCGCGGACATGGAGCTGATTGGCATTCCACACCGGATCGTGGTCAGTGACCGCGGCCTCGCCGACGGCAATCTGGAATACAAGAGCCGCACAGAGGCCGAGGCGCAAGCGCTGCCGGTCGCTGACGTGTTGTCTTTCCTCCAGGCCCGCATCCGCCGCTGACACCAGATAGAGACGTCATGTTCAAGCGAAACACCTTAGGCCTCGGTGGCGCCGCCCTGTGCGGCGCGCTGCTGGTCAGCGGCTGTGCCAATCAGATGTCACAACGCAGCGAGCACGAGGAACGGGTCGAGCGCAAACTGCTCGATCACAGCCTGCAGATCGATGTCGGCGAGCCTAAGGTGCTTGAGCTGCCGCAACGTCGGGTGAAAATCCACGAGCAGAAGACCTTCGAAGTCACCGAGTTCGAAGTCACGCGCCGCTATGATCGCTATACGCCTTACCAACCCTGGAGGGAGGTCTACGAGATCCCGCTGGGCGCGGTGGCCGTGGTGGCCGGTGTCGGTGCGAACGTCGTCAACGTGTTCACCCTCGGCAATCTGCCGGACAGCGTGACGAAGGACTGGCTCGGCTATGGTTTCGCCGGGCTCAACCCGTTCATGAACGTGCAGTCTCACGGTCGCGCACAGCAGAACCTGGCGGGCATCGACGAAGTCCAGCGCGACAAGCGCACGGAATATTCGAGCCTGCCATGGAGCGAACGTCCGGTGCAGGTCAAGGCCGGCAAGAACACGTTTGATCTGAGCACCGATCGTAACGGCGTGTTGCGCCTGAATCTGCTGGATAGCCCGTTCGCCGAGCATGACCTCAATCATCTGGGTAAGCTGCAGATCAGTGTCGAAGACAACAAGGACGATGTGCACACTGACTCGTCCCTGGCGATCAGCAGCAACTTGCGCGGCAAGCTGCTCGAAGCTCACGGGCTGATTTACGACGATCTCGAAGATGACGAAGTGAGCCAGTGGGTACACCGGGTCAAGCGCCTGTCGGAATTGGGTCTGGAAGAAGAAGCCAGCGAGTTGGAACAGAGCTTGATCGAACTGACCCGCAACGATCCTGAGTTGCAGACCGAATTCCTCAAGTCATTGACCAAGGATGCCGGGCGACTGGTGGCGGATCCAGGACCGAATTAAAAGCCTAAAAGTTTCGCGAGCAAGCCCGCTCCCACAAGGACGATGCAGTACCTGTGGGAGCGGGCTTGCCGGGAGTGTCAGATTTTTTGTGTGCGGGCCGGTAACGGCCTGCCATAAGGCAAGCCCTCATTTCACCAGTTTGACCTGGTAAATCGATCGCCATAAAGAATCGCAAACTGATTCATTGCGCTCTTCCAGTCGTGCGCTGCGCTGCCCCAATTGGCCGTGATGTTTTGCAGTGCCAGCCAGATCAGCTTCGTCGCTGCATCATCAGTCGGGAAGTGGCCTCTTGTCTTGATGATCTTGCGCAACTGAGCATTGATGCTCTCGATGGCGTTAGTGGTGTAGATCACTTTTCGGATGGCAGGCGGGAAGACAAAAAACGGGATGACTCGATCCCAGGCACGTCTCCAAGCGGCTACGACTGTTGGGTATTGTTTGCCCCAAGGCCCCGTTTCAAATGCGTCCAGAGCTTGCTCGGCAGCTTCAACGTTAAGCGCCTGATAAACCGGCTTGAGGGCTTTGGCCAACTCGCGGCGCTTGTCCCAGGAGGCGTAATCAAGACTGTTACGGATCAGGTGCACGATGCAGGTCTGCAAGGTCGTCGTCGGAAACACCGCACTCAAGGCTTCTGGCATGCCTTTAAGGCCGTCAGTTACCGCGATCAATACATCCTCAACGCCACGGGTCTTGAGGTCGTTGAAGACCTTCATCCAGAACTTGGCCCCCTCAGTGGTCTCAATCCAGATGCCCAAAATGTCTCGGGTGCCGTCCGGCAGCACGCCCAGAGCCAGGTAGATGGCCTTGTTGCGAACCAGTCCTTCCTCACGGATTTTGACCCGCAGCGCATCGAAGAAAATCACCGGATACATCGGCTCAAGCGGGCGTTGTTGCCAGGCAGTCACTTCCTCCAACACTGCGTCAGTGACCGAGCTGATGAAATCATGGGAAACATCGGTCCCGTACTGCTCCGAAAGGAATGCCCGGATCTCTCGGACGGTCATGCCACGGGCGTACATGGCAATGATTTTGTCGTCGAAGCCCGTGAACCGACGCTCATGCTTGGGGATCAGCATTGGCGCGAAGCTGCCATCGCGATCCCGAGGAATGTCCAGACGCAGCGGGCCATCATCGGTCAGCACGGTCTTGCTGCTTTTGCCGTTGCGCTGGTTACTCGACTCCTCAGGGCGCTCCGCGCCCTGAGGGTAGCCAAGGTGGTGACCCAGCTCCGCGCCAAGGGCTCGCTCGATAAGCGCCTTTTTGAACGCCATGGATGCGTCCTGAATCGCCTCGGCGCTCATTGGGCCTTTAACGAACTGATCGATCAGCTCCTTCGGAATCGAAGGAAGCTGGGTTTTGGCCTCCGAGGCCGGTTTCTTTTTGGTCGGCATACATGCTCCTTTTCAACATGTTATGCCCGAACACAAAATTTCTGACAGTCCCGGCTTGCCCGCGATGACGCCATTACATTCACTGCAAAACTACCGCTCAAACAACTCCATCTGCTCAAACCCGCCCCGCAAATCCTCCAACCTCACCCCGATCCCCAATAACCGCACCGGTTTCCCACCACGGTTAAACGCCTGGGTCAGCAACAACTGATAACTCCCCAGATCCCGCCCTGCCCCGGCCTGCTCCAACGTAGTCTGGGTAAAATCATGGAATTTCACTTTGACGAACGGCTTTCCCGGTCGATAGCTGCTGTCGATCCGCGCCATGCGGCCATTCAGCGACTCCAGCAACTCGGGCAATTTATCCAGACAACTCACCAGATCCGGCAGGTCCGCGTCGTAAGTGTTTTCGACGCTGATCGACTGCCGGCGACTGTCGTTGTGCACCAACCGCTCATCGATCCCACGGGCCAGGCTCCAGAGCCGCTCGCCGAA
This genomic stretch from Pseudomonas wuhanensis harbors:
- a CDS encoding DUF481 domain-containing protein, which translates into the protein MLSRTLLCLAVVSASTPLLADTVWLKNGDKLSGKITVFDGGKLLIQTEYAGSVPIDWKQVKTLESDQQLLVKQDAYTGEKAKALHAAEDGKVTLANGDGPKTVELASIQQMLKPKPVVEDLVWKGNIDAALDYQRAEKDTDDYDIDFKTTARHGRWRHTAEGEYNREFQDDVVTTDNWRGEYSLDRFLTEKWFWQGRAVYKRDKVEELARQRTVGTGPGYQFWDDELGAFSLGSLVNRTDYEFSDGSKENFYSLAMKWDYNRYLIGKRVEFFTNGEVGKPLSGVADYALDAEMGLRYKVTEWASLNLKAERDIISGTDDADLDKTRYTAGFGVAW
- a CDS encoding MGMT family protein, with amino-acid sequence MTDSNAETESAAQIRRTALYLTLAQVPEGKVVSYGQLAELAGLGRAARWVGRTLSQLPGDTKLPWHRVLGAGGRISLPVGSPSGDEQRARLRMEGISILNNRVDIQRHGWRPVEHSG
- a CDS encoding AmpG family muropeptide MFS transporter → MPRKTWRAALAAYASPSTLVLLLLGFAAGLPYMLVFSTLSVWLREAGVARETIGYASLIGLAYAFKWVWSPLLDQWRLPLLGKLGRRRSWLVLAQALVILGLIGMGFCDPQKHLSWLIAIAVVVAFASATQDIAVDAYRLEIADETRQAALAASYMAGYRVAALLATAGALFFAEGFGSTGFNYKHAAWTGTYVLFGVLMVPALLTTLFMREPPVPLRTQLQAGRYSFVHQLASVFVLIVLLVSVPAMFTQLYNTDFASVLFEGASVLDLLLEDRAFLRAILYITLTGLCLSAMGRRGLAPVLTPVNDFILRYRWQALLLLGLIATYRMSDTVMGVMANVFYIDQGFTKDQIASVSKIFGLIMTLVGAGMGGLLIVRFGILPILFIGGVASAGTNLLFLMLTDMGADLQMLIATISLDNFSSGLATSAFVAYLSSLTNLKFSATQYALLSSIMLLLPRLIGGYSGVMVEKFGYHNFFLITALLGVPTLLLIALHWFQENRRAGPTPEPVPTQVAEES
- a CDS encoding proline--tRNA ligase, with the translated sequence MRTSQFLLATQKETPSDAVVISHQLMLRAGMIRKLASGLYTWLPMGLRVMRKVEAIVREEMNAAGSLEVLMPSTQPAELWQESGRWEEYGPELLRFKDRHGRDFCAGPTHEEVITDLMRNELSSYKQLPINLYQIQTKFRDEIRPRFGLMRGREFIMKDAYSFHADQPSLQITYDRMHQAYCNVFTRLGLKFRPVEADNGSIGGAGSHEFHVLAESGEDDIVFSNGSDYAANIEKAEAVPRETSRAAPAEELRLVDTPNAKTIAQLVEGFNLPIEKTIKTLVVHAEEKGKLIALIIRGDHELNEIKAANQPGVASPLVMASEAELRDAIGAGAGSLGPLNLPLPIIIDRSVELMSDFGIGANIDDKHYFGVNWERDLPVPTVADLRNVVAGDPSPDGKGTLEIKRGIEVGHIFQLGNKYSKAMKCEVLGENGKPVTLEMGCYGIGVSRVVAAAIEQNNDENGIIWSDALAPFQIALVPLRYETEQVREATDKLYAELTAAGFDVLLDDRDKKTSPGIKFADMELIGIPHRIVVSDRGLADGNLEYKSRTEAEAQALPVADVLSFLQARIRR
- a CDS encoding IS256 family transposase produces the protein MPTKKKPASEAKTQLPSIPKELIDQFVKGPMSAEAIQDASMAFKKALIERALGAELGHHLGYPQGAERPEESSNQRNGKSSKTVLTDDGPLRLDIPRDRDGSFAPMLIPKHERRFTGFDDKIIAMYARGMTVREIRAFLSEQYGTDVSHDFISSVTDAVLEEVTAWQQRPLEPMYPVIFFDALRVKIREEGLVRNKAIYLALGVLPDGTRDILGIWIETTEGAKFWMKVFNDLKTRGVEDVLIAVTDGLKGMPEALSAVFPTTTLQTCIVHLIRNSLDYASWDKRRELAKALKPVYQALNVEAAEQALDAFETGPWGKQYPTVVAAWRRAWDRVIPFFVFPPAIRKVIYTTNAIESINAQLRKIIKTRGHFPTDDAATKLIWLALQNITANWGSAAHDWKSAMNQFAILYGDRFTRSNW